The Meriones unguiculatus strain TT.TT164.6M chromosome 9, Bangor_MerUng_6.1, whole genome shotgun sequence genome window below encodes:
- the Psme1 gene encoding proteasome activator complex subunit 1 has protein sequence MATLRVHPEAQAKVDVFREDLCSKTENLLGSYFPKKISELDAFLKEPALNEANLSNLKAPLDIPVPDPVKEKEKEERKKQQEKEEKDEKKKGEDEDKGPPCGPVNCNEKIVVLLQRLKPEIKDVIEQLNMVTTWLQLQIPRIEDGNNFGVAVQEKVFELMTSLHTKLDGFHTQISKYFSERGDAVAKAAKQPHVGDYRQLVHELDEAEYQDIRLMVMEIRNAYAVLYDIILKNFEKLKKPRGETKGMIY, from the exons ATGGCCACCCTGAGGGTCCACCCTGAAGCCCAAGCCAAG GTGGATGTGTTTCGTGAAGACCTGTGTAGCAAG ACTGAGAACCTGCTTGGGAGCTATTTCCCTAAGAAGATCTCAGAGCTGGATGCATTCTTAAAG GAGCCAGCCCTCAACGAAGCCAACCTGAGCAATCTGAAGGCTCCACTGGACATCCCAGTACCTGATCCGgtcaaggagaaagagaaggaggagaggaagaaacagCAGGAG aaggaagagaaggatgagaagaagaaaggggaagatgAAGACAAAG GTCCTCCCTGTGGCCCAGTGAACTGCAACGAGAAGATTGTGGTCCTGCTCCAGCGCCTCAAGCCTGAGATCAAGGATGTCATTGAACAACTCAATATG GTCACCACCTGGTTGCAGCTACAGATACCTCGGATAGAGGATGGGAATAATTTTGGAGTGGCTGTCCAG GAAAAGGTGTTTGAGCTGATGACCAGCCTTCATACCAAGCTGGACGGCTTCCACACACAAATCTCTAA GTACTTCTCAGAGAGGGGTGACGCCGTAGCCAAAGCAGCCAAGCAGCCCCACGTG GGTGATTATCGGCAGCTGGTGCATGAGCTGGACGAGGCAGAGTACCAGGACATCCGCCTGATGGTCATGGAGATCCGCAATGCTTAT GCTGTGTTGTATGACATCATCCTGAAGAACTTCGAGAAGCTCAAGAAGCCCCGTGGAGAAACAAAGGGGATGATCTACTGA
- the Fitm1 gene encoding fat storage-inducing transmembrane protein 1, producing the protein MERGQIVGAGLGAGTRVRALLGCLVKVLLWLASALLYFGSEQAARLLGSPCLRRLYHAWLAAVVIFGPLLQFHVNSRTIFASHGNFFNIKFVNSAWGWTCTFLGGFVLLVVFLATRRVAVTARHLSRLVVGAAVWRGAGRAFLLIEDLTGSCFEPLPQGLLLHELPDRRSCLAAGHQWRGYTVSSHTFLLTFCCLLMAEEAAVFAKYLAHGLPAGAPLRLVFLLNVLLLGLWNFLLLCTVIYFHQYTHKVVGAAVGTFAWYLTYGSWYHQPWSPGIPGHGLFPRSRSIRKNN; encoded by the exons atGGAGCGGGGGCAGATAGTGGGGGCAGGGCTGGGGGCCGGGACCCGAGTCCGAGCACTGCTGGGATGCCTGGTCAAGGTGCTGCTCTGGCTGGCTTCTGCCCTACTATACTTTGGAAGTGAACAAGCCGCCCGCCTCCTGGGCAGCCCCTGCTTACGGCGCCTCTACCACGCTTGGTTGGCAGCAGTGGTCATCTTCGGACCCCTTCTGCAGTTCCATGTTAATTCGCGGACGATCTTCGCTAGCCACGGCAACTTCTTCAACAT AAAGTTTGTGAACTCAGCGTGGGGCTGGACATGTACCTTCCTTGGGGGCTTTGTGTTGCTGGTGGTGTTCCTGGCTACACGACGCGTGGCGGTGACGGCCAGGCACCTGAGCCGACTGGTGGTGGGGGCAGCTGTGTGGCGTGGGGCCGGAAGAGCCTTTCTCCTCATCGAGGACCTAACCGGTTCCTGCTTCGAGCCTCTGCCGCAGGGCCTACTGCTGCATGAGCTGCCTGACCGCAGGAGCTGCCTGGCAGCCGGCCACCAGTGGCGGGGCTACACCGTCTCCTCCCACACCTTCCTACTCACCTTCTGCTGCCTCCTCATGGCTGAGGAAGCAGCTGTGTTTGCCAAGTACCTGGCCCACGGGCTACCAGCTGGGGCCCCTCTGCGCCTTGTTTTCCTACTCAACGTGCTGTTGCTGGGCCTCTGGAACTTCCTGCTGCTCTGCACGGTCATCTATTTCCACCAATACACCCACAAGGTGGTGGGTGCCGCAGTAGGCACGTTTGCCTGGTACCTCACCTATGGCAGCTGGTATCATCAGCCCTGGTCCCCTGGGATCCCAGGCCACGGGCTCTTCCCGCGATCCCGTTCAATCCGcaaaaacaactga